The sequence CCCAACAAGTCCTGTCACCCTAGTTTAAGGTACCCTGTTACTGATAAACCACGGAGGGACCCAGGAGAATAAACCCTGACATTCTTTTCTTCCCACCCTGTCCTCTAACATTGATCTAGTACTTCCTGTTGACCAGAGAAGAAGGAGGCCTGGTTGAGCAAAACCATGGAAGCCCGCCATGGAGGAGAAGAGTGAGAATAGATCTGAAGAGCTGAGAGGAGTATATCTTGCTCACTTTCCATCACtttattaaattgtttttctaggTAAGATGGTGAGCACTCCTATTTTGGAAAAGAGAGAACACAGGAGAAATAAGTAAATTGTCTTCCAACTTAAATTTGTATGCTTAATGTTTATTGACCTCCACTCTGGGTCAAACATTAAAGTAGATCTGGGGATAAAGAGGTGAAGAAGGCAGATacagctttccttctctgtggcTCATTTAAAGGGTTTTTGAATGGAAGAGTGAGGTGATTTGGTCTTAATCTGTATatcaacagtatataaaacaagaACTAAGagttggttagaagccatagctcttaaccactgccctaccagggcCCCTCGTATACaggtatatatatacttatatatgtgtgtgcttctatgtgtatgtgttgtttttgttgtgtgctgtggggttgatttttactcatagtgaccctatatgacacagtagaactgccccatagggtttcctaggctgaaatcgtTATGAGAGCAGATGGCGAGGACTTTTCTCCCACACAGTGACtcataggtttgaactgccaatatttcggttagcagccaagtgcttaactgttgtgacaccagggctccacacccaCACATAGATGAGTTCCCTAACATTTCTTGCTGGCGGAGAAGGAATTAGGTTTATTACATGATGAGATCCCTCTGTCTGGATATCCTCCAGCAAATGCCCAGTGACCACTTGTCACAAGATGTTGTAGATGGCATTCCAGCACCAATAGAAAAAGCTGGATTAGACAGCCTCAGTGGTTCTAATCTTTTTGTAAAATAGAAATTAcgtttttttctcttcttgtacACCGTAAAGGAAAagagtttgtatttttaaaatgctttggtCTTATTtgcaaatccaaaatctcatgACCCTGCTATTAAAAATGTTGTCTTTACAGGATAATCGCAATTTCTGTGTCCATCATCAGcactgaaatgaaagaaaacaggaTGAATGTGACTGATTTAATTCTAATAGGACTTACACAGAATCCTCAGATGAAGAGAATTCTAGTTGTTGTGTTGTTTATCACCTACATTGTCACCGTCTCAGGAAACCTGCTCATTGTGGTCACCATAATCTGCAGTCAGACATTGAAATCCCCAATGTATTTCTTCCTGGCCTTCTTATCTTTGATAGATGCCTGCTACTCCTCTTCCATAATTCCTAAAATGCTAGCTGACTTGCTCTCTGAGACAAAAACCATCTCCTTCAATGGCTGCATGACACAGATCTTTATTGAACATTTCTTAGGTGGTTCTGAGGTTGCCCTCCTTGGGGTCATGGCCCATGACcattatgtggccatctgtagaCCTCTGCACTATGTGACCATCATGAACCACCATGTATGCTGCCTTTTGGTCAGGGTGTCTTGGACAGTGGGTTTTCTCCACTCTATCGAACAGATTCTTGTCACTTTCTGGCTCCCATTCTGTGGCCCCAACATTATGGATCACTTCATGTGTGACGTCTTTCCACTGATACAACTTGCCTGCACAGACACTTTCCTTGTTGGTCTCTTGATTGCTGCCAATGGCGGGGTAATCTGTGTAATAACCTTTGCAATGTTGTCGATATCCTATGTTGCCATCCTATATCACCTGAAGACTCAGAGCTCTGCAGGGAGGAAAAAGGCCCTCTTTACCTGTGGTTCCCACATCACTGTTGTTGTCTTGTTCTTTGTGCcctgtatttttatgtatatgcGACCAGTAGCCACCTTCTCCATGGATAAAGCCATaactgtattctatactcttgtCACTCCCATGTTAAACCCCATTATCTACACAGTAAGGAATGCAGAAGTAAAAACTAACATCGAAATGTTATTGACAAGAAATGTAATTTCAGATCATAAATGACCCAATATGAAGATTTTATTTCTATCATAatctttacatttttgttttatgttacatacatgtatgtgtaaaaatgtatatgtttttgtgtgtgtgcgtgtgtgtgtatatatatatatatatatatatatatatatatgtagctcTTTCTCACCTATATCACTTAACTTCCATAGAACCTTTGTGCAAGGATGACATGGAGGTGGTTTCTGACCTCCTCTatcttcacaaggaggaagaagaatcaaAATTAGCAACCCAAGCCTAATTCCTTgcagaagtcagacatgcctcctctctccaccatctttactaattctgacaccaactgcccctcctatggcactctctacttctctgctgagttcaataattcattgcaatggccacatagaactcacagacaatacctgctattatggtgtttattagggaagtaacagttacaattcagaccCAAGGACATTCAAGATACAATTCTTCCATAAGAACAGCCTCTTTCCAGCTGTGCTGAAAGGAACACCTCTCCCTGGTCCTAGACATatacccaaaggcactcaactttctccATTGGCCTGGAAGCCCACCGGGTAGTTGCCTGCTGCTGggtgtctcctgctgctggtttTCTCCTACTGGGTCttttctgccactgcttctcaccatcttcagggttacagctcactctctctGTTGGTCTCctacttccaggagcttctcagcacagggaccccgggtccaaagggcatgctggttcctggctgttcttccttggcagtggtgggatcttctctttTCACCCTCTGGGGTGGctgatttcaagcccagcaggatggcaaaactgaccaatccctttggtggaccATAATTACCCTACCACTCAGTcgcacccaatcacttgggtgggtaTTAGAAGACCATGGCTATAAAGTCATCACAAAAGTCATCCATCACACCACACTTTGCAACAATTGTTGTGATTTTACAGACGAAGAGAAATAAAGTTAAAAGAGGCTAAATGATCAGCCCAAAGTCCGAGTCAGTGCTATTTGGattgttttaattgttttaattCCAAATCCCATGCTCttttaaccatttcagaaggtatcaGAATCAAAGGCAGCATTTATATCAAAGCCTTTCTTGTTTTGTTACAAAATTGAAAATTCTCTTCTCTTATTGCAGAGTTGTATAACAGACCTGCACGTGTAAGCTGCTGGCACTCAGAACCTGTATTGCCTACTGGTATCCAGGACAGTGCAGAATacagtttagaaagaaaatactTGCTAACACTCTCAGTACACTGTCAATATacaaatgtttaaaattatatGGGTTTCTTGTTCTGTTGAGTAAAGTTTGacagtaataaaaattaattgcATTTAAACCTATGTGAAATTTTAAAGTGTTCTTTGGTGGTCACAATGACCATACAAAACTGAAATTTAGTTACTGTTATTATTTTACAGATAGAAAAATGGGTGGGgttgtaaaatttaaataattagatCATAGAACAAATAAGTCAACCTTGAGCCCAAATATTCTCTCTTCACATCCTGTGAACTTTTCATTATATGTATACTTCTTTGGTGCTGGTACTTatggtctgtttttttaaaactgtttttttttttttttttatattgtatgtCATACttcttgccgttgagttgatgctgTACTCTTAGCGACAGACCAAAGAGCGACTGATGCATtttaactgctgaacttttggttagcagccaaactcctcttaactactactccaccagggctccatatgtggtAGGAAGTGACATTTTATTGGAtacaaaatcatttaaaaaaacaaacagattgcCGTCTGgccaatttggactcatagagactctataggacagattagagctgccccacagcatttccaaggagtggctggaggattcaaactgctgaccttttggttagcagctgtatctcttaaccactgggccaccaggactccttagtggTAATTAAGTGCAGATTTTTTTCAAAAGCACATGGTAACATAACAATTTCACTATTAAAATTTGGCTATATAATTAGTTACTGGACTCTAACATTGTTAAGTATGTATCTGAGACTCCTCTGGCAAACTGCTTTCAGAGATGGCTTAAGCATAAGGCTTATAAGAAAAGAGAAATCATTACTCCTCAGTTGCTCAAAGGAAGATTTCTCAGCTAAACAACTTACCTAAGTCATAAGAGTTTGTTGCAAATAACTTCTGATTCTTTTCAAAAATGAAGTCTGCTACCACAAGACAAATGTATGTCATAGTTGTCTTTATAGCTACCTGTTTCGACAGAGAGTTCCATCTCATGGGTATCATATGTTTTACTGAAGAAGTCAGAGGACCCTATGATGTAACAACATTTAGCAAGGCTGTTATGATTCTGAAACACAATGGTGGTTAAGAATATCAGCTTCAGGATTAGTGGACATGGGTTTTCTTTCTCACTGTGCCACCATCTCATTGTCTGATCTTAAACAGGTCTCACTATTTCTATAGGCAGTTCACTTCGGTAACTTAGAaagtgtcttagtaatctagtgctgctataaaagaaatacccgaagtggatagcttcaataaagagaaatttattctctcacagtctagtaagctgaAAGCCCaaaattcagggcgtcaactccaggggaaggttttctctgtcaacactggaggaaggtccttgtcatcaatcttctcctgggctaggagcttctctgacaggaaccccgggtccaaaagtcatgctctgctcccggcactgctttcttgctggtatgagttccctcactctctgcttgcttccctttcctttcatctcttgtaagataaaatgttgtcaggtcacaccccagggaaactccctttacatcgaaTCACAGATGTGACCTGAAGAAGGGTGTTACATCACACACTAATCTTCTTTtaccacaggtagagattatgatttataacacataggatattGTAACAATTCAGCAGAAATGTGATGGTGGTTTGCACCAGGATGGGAGTAGCAGAAGTAAATATGATGGTAGCTTTAATAGTACCTGCTGATGGACTTGATGTGGGGTGTCATAAAGAAAGAAGACTAAAAATTATTCCAAAGTTTTGGATTTCACCCTCTGAAAGACAGTGTTGCCCTTTATTGAGACAACTTCACATACAGATGCCATGATTAACACGGCTAACTTTACTTGACTGCTTTTCAAATGCCAGGTGCATTTAATCCTTGTATCAATATTGGGTCATACgctattattatctttatttagtAGATGAAATAACTTAGAGAGAGGGTAAGGAAGTTTTTTGATATTAGTCAATAGGTCATAACCCTAGACTTACACTGAAATAAAGCTAACAAAGGTAATTCTGTAAAATGTGTTTAACCTCTGAACGTTTCAACTATTTCCTGTCAAATGAGGGCAACTAGCTTGAAGTATGCCTGTGAGAGTGACTAGACTACTAGCTCTGCAACTGGCCCAAAGTAGGTGTATAATCAATGTCAACTACTTTTATTCCTATTGAAATTTTTAAGAGTAGGGTATGTTTACTGCGTGTGAAAGTGGATAACATATGACTATGACTATTAAAATTATAGTGATCTCTCTGTGAGGCTGTATCTGTGCCACCCAAAAACACCTAGTTATAAAAAATGAgggcacatttttctctcatttacctgcactctttttttccttcttcttcttctttatgcAAGGTTTTTAACCACCCAgtgtaaatgtttttttttcttctttgtcaaaGTGATTACAAgctatttcacacacacacacacacaaacactcacaCATCACCACCAACGCCACCACCAATATCACCATAATGAGTGGTTAATTTTGGCATTGAGTAGATAGAGGCAAAATTTGTCACATGATTAGTGTTTTAATGTGAATGTCACATCTAATTTTCTGACATCAATATATAGATTTACTTACAAGGGTTCGCACTCACTGATTCCCTCCCTTACAATCCCACTTTTTTCTACCTAATTGCTCAGCATTCCCCACCCCCAAAAGATCTCTACTGTCCACTGGTCTCCATCACCTTCTCATAcctctttcttttctctacttccatttttgtgatctCATACTGAGTCCTGAGAAAATGAAGGAGTGAAGAAATTAAGCCTACTTTCTCCATAGTAGATATGAAAATGATTCATAAATTACAAAGTTCTATGTAAAGGTTAGACATTATTATTACATGCAATGATCAAAAACTAATATTAATTGATTGCTTTTTATATTCttatatgctaggcactgtgcaaAACACTTCACTTaaattacctcttttttttttttttaaagcactgtatATAGTAGGAAAGTTATTCCTTCTATTTTACATATTGAAAAATTGAGACAATGAAGGAGTTAGTCTTTTACCCCAGGACATATAGTTAGTGAGGAGCAGGTCTGAAGACCTAACTCAAGTCCCTCTAGCCTCAAGTCATTCTCTTGACCTTGACTGCTTGTTATTTCTCATGTAAAAACTTGCAGTTAGCATGACTCTTCTTTAATATTCATCTCTCAACAAAGGCTTTAAGAAGACTCTCATCCTAACTCACGGAGCCATAAGAATGGATTCAAAAAACACTTCAGGATTTGAACTCTGCCTCTGTTTTTACTTCCTCTGAGAATCTCCCATCTTCCCTTTAGGAGAATTTAAAACTACTAatatactggtggcacagtggttaagagctacagctgttagcaaaaaggttgctggttcaaatccaccagccactccttggaaaccatatggagcagtcctcctctgtcatgtagggtctttatgagccaaaatcgactcaaaggcaatgggtatataCTTATTTATTTCAAGTCAGCTAATAACACATTATTACCCCTGTCAAAATAGTATTTCTAACCGGCCCTAAATTTGTTATTAAAACTGAGTagttccctgggtggcataaacagttttcatttgactactaaccaaaggttggtggtttgaacctactcaacAGCTCCATGGAAGATAGGTtcagtgacctgcttctgtaaagactacagacaAGAAACCCCTGttcagaagttctactctgtaatatatggggtcaccatgaggccaATCAATCTGATGGCAATAGGTTCAATTTTTATCTTTTGTATCATATATTGAGCACTTAGTATTTACAAGCAAATTTCACATTTAAACTCAAATAACTCCATAAGTACGTTATTCCTAATTCATAGATGGGAGAGGTGAAGCTCAGAATGTTTCATTTCACTTGTCCAGTGTGGTGTAACTACTAAGCAGTAGAATTAAAAACCAGCTTATTCTGTTTCAGTTCCATTATGTTCTCTATCTAACTTAAGATTTCTCCAAAATCAGAAGTCTCTGAAAAGAGTTGGACCATGTTTCCTACTGAGCAGAGTAATACCCTACTCATATTACATTATAATGAGAATTTTCTAGAATCTAAGTACATGGAGGCTAGAATATGatctataaataaataagtagatagatgatagatgacggttggatggatggatggatggatggatggatggatggatggatggatggatggatggatggatggatggatggatggatggatggatggatggatggatggatgtctgGGTGGGTGGAtcggcaggtaggtaggtagattcttttcattttagaaatgaggaacCCGAGATTAAGAAAAGAAACAGACATTTACAAAATTGCACATTCGGATGGTGGTAGATTAGGGATGAGAATTCAGGTTTCCTGAGTCTCGACCTGTTTATCTTTTCCCTACATGGAATAGCTGATAGTCTCACTTTTTACACAGTAATTCAAACAAAAGTTATTGTTTTATTTGCCTAATTGATCTATATAATTGTCCCAATTACtgtaatgaattgaattgtgtccccccaaaatttgtgtcaacttggctaagccatgatatccagtgttgtgtgattgaccacaattttgtcatctgatgtgatttacctatgtgttgtaaatcctatctctatgatgttaatgaggtgggattagtggcagttatgttaatgaggcaagactcaatctacaagattaagttgttttaagccaatctcttttgagatataaaatagagaaatgaacacaagcacttaaccattgtgccaaacTACTATAAAACAATTATAAACAGAGAAGGCACCTGTGATTTATCACCTAAGTCAACAAGAATGTAGTCTATTTTACTGAGAATCAGAAAGGCATttattacataaaacaaaacaatctgttccaaaaatatttaatatttgttgtgtgtcttaattacctagtgctgcttcgGTTTTGGGTgctgtggcataatggttaagagctatggatgctaaccaaaaggttgacagttcgaatccaccaggcattcctcagaaatcctatgaggccgttcttctctgtcctaaagggtcactatgggttgaatCAATTTaagggcaaatttttttttttttttttgctataaacaCAAATACCAAAATTAGGTGcctttaaagaaatttattttctcatagttctgaaaGGTAAAAGTCTGAATCAGGGTCTCCGCTGTGTCAGTAGCACTGGGTATTCCTTGGTTTCTtgacattctttggcttgtgaAGGATCCTCACcttgtttgtgtgtgtatctgtatatTTTGGTCTTTTAATAACTAAGAcatgattaggtttaagatccaccctacactggtatggcctcactggcgtaacaaaagaaaactgctatttccaaacaggatcatatatACAAGTACAgaggttagaatttcaacacatactttggagggggcacaattcaatccacaacattgtatttaaaaaaaaaaaacaaaggtataCCCAGAGAGTTTAATGTAAGCGATTCTGAAGCTCTACTCCgtgatacgttgttgttgttgttattaggtgccattgagtcgggttccaacccatagctatcatatgtaaaacagaactaaacatcgcctgatcctgcaccatcctcacaattgttgttatgtttgagcccattgttgcagccactgtgtcaatccatctcatccagtatcttcctcttttttgctgaccttctgtcttaccaaccgtgatgtccttctccaggaactggtccctactgagagacatgcccaaagtacatgagacaaagccttgccatcctccctcCCAGGGAGcactct comes from Elephas maximus indicus isolate mEleMax1 chromosome 7, mEleMax1 primary haplotype, whole genome shotgun sequence and encodes:
- the LOC126080165 gene encoding olfactory receptor 4C13-like, encoding MKENRMNVTDLILIGLTQNPQMKRILVVVLFITYIVTVSGNLLIVVTIICSQTLKSPMYFFLAFLSLIDACYSSSIIPKMLADLLSETKTISFNGCMTQIFIEHFLGGSEVALLGVMAHDHYVAICRPLHYVTIMNHHVCCLLVRVSWTVGFLHSIEQILVTFWLPFCGPNIMDHFMCDVFPLIQLACTDTFLVGLLIAANGGVICVITFAMLSISYVAILYHLKTQSSAGRKKALFTCGSHITVVVLFFVPCIFMYMRPVATFSMDKAITVFYTLVTPMLNPIIYTVRNAEVKTNIEMLLTRNVISDHK